The following DNA comes from Henckelia pumila isolate YLH828 unplaced genomic scaffold, ASM3356847v2 CTG_461:::fragment_3, whole genome shotgun sequence.
tcaaacaataaataaataaccaaTCAAAAGATACTTAATCAATctaattctttatttgaatttaaaattcaacCTTATGACTtcaaaaaaatgtctatatacatctgttgggatcggttcagagggtagaggggggggggggtgaatacactctgaaacttttcttcttcttctttaaaatgatcaagtgaggtttagttcacttaatcagttttctcaacttctaaaacgttttgaacaacttaaatagtgcggaaatagttcagaggttttagtgatgcaaagtttataatgcaatgtatgagcaggatgtaagataaatggcagtaaatgctaaagcacgattttatggaagttcgaaggcttaatccttctacgtctccccttcttccacttaggaaggaattcactagaagactttggttattacaacgtcttgtaatacacccacttcagacttaggacttatccaatgcctaatccgaaactcctagatttacacagataagattctcagttcttatcagactggtggaagctttcagagcagcttcaagtctcttcaacactgagtatagttgagttgagcttctcagactgcagagcggtcgagaggcttgaaaaccctaggatgatccttgacgatcagatatgtgaactgtaggcgagggtttatttgagcagcagatgaatgatcttgtaagtgtgctcaagtatatcagatgaggacttctgatattagtcaagtgattgaaatttttctgagttgcttgtctctcttcgttgtctcgtatcacttgttgttgttcttgtttttctctttttgagcaatcttccctttttataggtcaatcatcaacgtctttattttgaacgttctgatgctgcattgaatgcacatttaatgctcataaatgcattgatgattctgcatgaggatcgtacactgcagacaacttccagggtccaaaactggaataaacggtcgaatgctttatctgcagtcattctgtgtttttgccattttggtacaacctgttgtcttgatttgcaggagtcaacaaatcttctgaaacgccggttctgcttttaataaaggatcctgcaaaaaaacatcttgtcacaggtacttgtctcgagatatctagataggcagttggcattctaccggtagagatatttgtcctctgctggtttgaataaccagtcgataagcttgtgacttcaaccggtcgagagataaaggcggttgacaagcttccggtagatagatttatcctctgctggttttgatagccagtcgataggcttgtgacttcagccggtcgagagcaaaggcggttgacaagcttccggtagatagatttatcctctgctggttttgatagccagtcgataggcttgtgacttcagccggtcgagagcaaaggcggttgacaagcttccggtagaagttgtagtagattcctgaaatacaatggttggcagcacattcctatacaatgagttgttgtttgttatcaccaaaatatcggattcaacaacaTCCCAAATACacgatatattttatttaatactaTATGTGTATACCTAATGTGCTAAAATTCGTTATCAAATTTATTTCCTTTTGAATTTGTCGAAATTTACTCTATTTAACAATATTTGATTGGTCGAAAAAATTAGACTAcagaaataataaaattaaaaatttcagttcaaattttgtttttttaccaAAGCTTTATTTAGttacaattaatttttttgttccacatattttaaaaaatctccatctccataaataaatatataacaatATACCAATTTGATTAATTCTAAATTTGCTTCGTTTACATAAACGAGAAAATCGAAATTACACCTCAAAATATATTTACGTAAAAGAAAAAGGATTGAGATGCAACTAACTTTTATAGACAAAACTTTATCAAGAGACTCTCCCACAAAGTAGAGAATTTAGTGAACTTGCCACAAAATTTATTGATTTTGTCATTGGAGATTTAGAGTAAAGACAATTTCACTTATCTTTGCCATTTTACTTTTtgtaagttattttttaaatttaattaatattctatatattttttgttatttagaaACAACAAATTTCCATGAACCATGTGGAAAAATTTGTTGATGACCTCATATTTGGGTACAATTGGTGAATAATCTGTTGTTGTAATTCTTAAATTGTGTCGTGGGTGAAGTACATGTTTCCAATACGTTTTATATGACTAAAAAGATATAAATAGTaactttgataaaattcttgaATTTCAGAACATATATTTCTAGATTACTtcgtttatttaaattttaatttatcttttggTTATTTCATAATGTTAATGTTTTTTCGAATTTAAGATGACTTCGGATTGCAAGACTCCAACAGCTTTTTATATGTGATCATAACAACAAAAAATTCAGCGACAAACATTGTATTTAagaaagtttttaaaatttataaaataatttatttgttttctaaTTGAACTATATGTAATTCGTTTACtaatttgtattttaattatttatttaaatattcttatttactaatttttattgttaattATATAAAACTAACATACCGTGCATTGCACGGGTGGAATACTAgttatatataaaagttgagtttttgtcatttttagtaaaatccTGCCAAAAATTTTAAgctaaaaaaggaaaaaaaaaactttacttatttctatttatatgttaaattcGACGAAACACACTTAAAATTTACATAATTTATAACGTATTGATTTGCCAAAAAATTTACTCTTAAAAAGgtagataaataaatactacaaatataatatgttggagatcaaactctaAAGTTTTGGTGATAACGAGTCAAAACAAAATCAACTAATAAAGTAAACAAGAATTTAAGGACAGATCAAATCGAACTCATCCAGATCAACGATTTACAAAGCTGCCAGATCAAATGTCCGATGAAATTTAAGTTCCGGATAAATCGAGTATTTGATCCATATGTCTTCACGACAACTTACTTCAACAGATCAAATACACTAGAACAATCCAGATCGTTCAAACCAGAACAAGTAAGCCATCAACCAGATCAAAGTTTCATTTTGAAGTATCCGTTGCTAAGGTTGCTGAACTAAAAGACAAAAGCATTTAATGGGATTTTGAACGTTAGTTGGCTTCTCTCtaaagtcaagatttgtgagccaATTAATTTATGAGATATGTTGGCGGCTCAATTTCAAAAATTGTTGGCGGCTCATTTGCTAGTTTTTGAAGACTATAAATACTCAGTGATTCGAAGATTCAAAAAACCAATAGTGAATAACACAAGCTACTGAAATCTAAGATTATCACGTTCATCTGAAAAGCCAAAAAGCCTTCACTCAATATCCTAACTCAGAAACTCATATTATCAGATCAAAGTTTCGAAGCACTGAGTTagagagtatttcaaagatcgATCGAGCTCAAGAAATACATACAAGAACGATCCAGATCAAAGCCATTTAGCCTTCCAGATCAAAACACCGAAGCATATTTTGTGGCTTCACTTTGTAACTCAAAGCAGAGTGTTTGTTCTGCTTCGAGAGAGAGTATTGATAGAAGTTTCTCTCaaaggattgattggattggatttgtacaaagcgttgtataaatcaaagtcttttagtggaatccttctggaaacaggagaaggggtgacgtaggagaattcatctccgaacatccataaaaattcTTTCCCTCTTTACATACTGCATTTACATCATTTTATCTGCCTTAATTTTCTTTTTGACAATTCAAATCTGCGAGGAAGATTCTTCCGCCTGATCACTTCAGATCTTTTGAGCAGATCAAAGTTTTTAAGCAACAAAACTTTTGTCTGATTTTCACAAATTAGATCGAAGAatccttaaaattttaaataatgtaTTTACCCCACCTCTACACctattttcgatcctaacaagtggtatcagagaggtttTTGCTTATCACCTGAATCGTCTCTTAACTATGGCATCCTTAGCTATGACATCCTTTagtaaaattcctatgttctcaaaaaaagattatgatgactggaaaattcgtatgcagaCATATTTATCAGCActggatgatgatatgtggttcgTGGTAACATATGGACCAATGAAGATTATGAAATCAGTAGTGAcacaatgtcactatttgtcaAGAAGTTTGAAAGATTCATGAGGAAGAATCACAAGAATTTCCAAAGAACAAACAGATCAAGCTTTAAACTAAAAAAACCAGCTGAAGAAAATTGAGCTTGCTACAACTGTGGAAAAGAAGGACATTTCATAACTGACTTTACCAAACCTAGGAAAGATGAGAAAAGAACATCACACAAAAAATATCCAGAGAAGAAAAGAAGCAATTTagaagaaagaaagaacaaAAGGCTCTGTTAGCAGATGAAAGAAACAACAAATGGGCTGAATCAGACTCTACTTCATCTGACTTAGAGACATCATCAAGTGAAAGTGAAGATGATGCTGTCAAATGTCTTATGGCTAATGACTCTGACATTCCAGATGATGGAGAGGTACTTGACTTTACTTCTGATAAATTTAGTAAGGAAGATCTTATTAATGCATTAAATGAGATGGTTAATGAATATCGTATACTATCTCACAAGTTTGATGAAGTCAGAACAAATGGAAAGAGTTCAACAGATAAGCCAGATCAAAGTAACTCAGATGATTACACTGGATCATACAGTCTAAAATCTCAGATAAGTTTGTTAATGACTGAGAACAATGATATGAGAAGTAAGTTTCAAGAAACTTTATCTGAAAATCAGAGATTAACAGATTTAGTAAACTCTTCATCGATATCCTTAGATAAACTTACTTGAATGCAAAAGCAAGCTGGAGATAAATCTGGCTTAGACTACAGTATAAATGAAGGAAGTTCATCTACCTCAACCACTCAATCTTGTCTGGAAAACAACAACTCTAAATATATGAAGTTTGTGagatccagcacgatatatgaaccaaAGATCCCTATGACATATATATTCAATACCTCAACAGAGTAAACTCTTAcacagagggctgggatatgttgaGCCAGATGAATCTAAGTCACGATGGACTAAATCTAGATCAAATTGATCTGGATATGGTCATGAAAGACAAAGAACTTCATGAACTCAACATAAACCACATTTTAATTACTCTTATAGAAATTATTGGAAGTCAGATAGGAAAAATTGATATGATCACTACACTTGGCATACACAGCACAATGCACAAAGATCATCAGATAGATTTGCTATTCCCAAAGGACAACTTCATGGAAAGTCTGTAAGGATAATCCAAGTATGGATTCCAAAGGGATTAATCCAGAGTGGACCCAAGTAGGAATGGGGACCAgagttattttaatttatttttgcaggTAAACAAGAGTGAACTTATTAAACAAGCAGTCTGGTATTTGGACAGTGGATGCTCAAGGCATATGACAGGAGACAGAATAATGTTATCTGAATACATACCAGTACCAAGACCTAAGATCACTTTCGGAGATAACTCTAAAGGTACAACCATGGGTAATGGTAAGCTTATCCATGAAAATATTAgcattcaagatgttttacttgtagaaaatttgaaatataatctGATTAGTATTAGTCAATTGTGTGACTATGACTATTGTGTAGAATTCCAAAAGCACACTTGCACAGTAAAATATCAATCTGGACTAATCATTATAATAGGAGAAAGAAGTGGAAATACCTACAAAGTAAACTGGTCGGATCAACCACTCAACTCAATCTGTTTGGTAGCAACAAAGATGAACCAAAATTGGTTATGACACAAgagactcaatcacttgaacttcaaagctttaaccaatctgagtaaacatgaattggttacaggtctgcctaaaatcgagttttcaaaagataaagTTTGTACTGCTTGCCAACTAGGTAAGCAGATCAGAtcaacttttaaaaacaaagaTTGTAAATCTTTCTCCAAAAGCTTAGAACTAATTCACATGGAtatttttggtcctataccagtaatgAGCTTAGGAGGAATGAAGTACACCTTggttattgttgatgatttttcaagatttacttgggtgatatttttaaaatccaaagatcaaactgccacccaattgattaaacttcttttaagacttcaaaatgagaAGTCTCAAACGATTGATAAAATTAGAAGTGACAGAGGAACCGAGTTTACAAATCAAACTCTGTCTATTTATCTGGAAAGtcatggaatcaagcatgagtattctacagctagaacaccacagcaaaatggtgttgcagaaaggaggaATAGAACTCTAAAAGAAGGTGCTAGAACAATGATTGCTAATTCAGGTATTTCACAAAAAAtttgggcagaagctgtaaATACAGCTTGTTATACTCAGAACATATCAATTATTTATAAGAAAATCAGAAAAGCACCTTATGAGATCTGGTATGGTAAAGTTCCAGTGATATCATACTTCAAGGTATTTGGTTGTAAatgcttcattcacaacaatggaaATACTCATCTGACTGCACTTGATGTCAGATCAGATGCTGGTTTGTTTCTCGGATATTCATATGTTTGTAAAATttatagagtattcaataaTAAAACTCTaacagttgaagaatcagttcgtgttgtttttgatgaaacatCTGTCACTAATGAATCTCCAAGCTTAAATGATCTTAGTAACAGAATAGAAGATTCGAAGCTTAATATAGATGATGAAGAATAGATCCAGATCAGACGGAATAGAGAATTTCAATGTGAACCAGATCAAGTTGAAGAACAGAGACTAGAAGAACCATCAATTGATAATGAGGTTCCAATAAACACAGATCATATTGAAAATCAAGATGATCAAGATCAACAAAGAAACACAGATCAACTTGTCCCAAGTTACAGATGGTCCAAAACTCATCCACCAAACTTGGTAATAGGTAATCCATCTGCACCTTTGAGAATCAGAGGTCAGATGATAAATGAATTAATGCATGCTGCTTTTATTTCTCAAATAGAACCTAAGAAAGTAGAAGAAGCTTTACTTGACAGTAATTGGATAGAAGTTATGCAAGATAAACTGAACCAATTTGAAAGAAATTCTGTCTGACATTTAGTTCCTAGACCCTCTGATAAATCTATAATAAGAACTAGAtgtgtatttaaaaataaactcaatgaaAGTGGCATTGTAGTAAGAAATAAGGCTCGCTTAGTAGCACAAGGttacagacaagaagaaggtatTGACTTTGATGAAATATTTGCTCCTGTAGCTAGACTTGAAGCTATTAAAATATTTCTTGCTTATGCTTCCTTCAAGGATTTTAAAGTATtccagatggatgttaaaagcgCATTTCTCAATGGTATTATTCAAGAATAAGTGTTTGTTGAACAACCCCCAGGATTCGAAAGTCAAACTTATCCAAATCATGTGTTCAAACtggataaagctctttatgggttgaaacaagctccacgagcttggtatgatactctTTCACTTTTTCTTAGTGATCATGGTTTTACTATTGGTTCTGTAgataaaactatttttaaatttGTCAAAGGCGATCATACTTTAttagttcaaatatatgttgattatatcatatttgggtcaactaaccccgaATTATGCAAGAAgttttctaagatgatgcaggataaattcgagatgagtatgatgggagaaTTGACATTCTTCCTGGGATTACAAGTCAGACAGGTGGATAAAGGAATATTCATAAATCAGGTCAAATACACAAAAGAACTTTTGAAGAAATTTGGAATGGAGAATTGTTCTGCTGCTAGTACTCCAATGAGTGCTTCAATCAAACTGGACAAAGATGAAGCTGGACCTTCAGTAGATCAAACTCTATTCAGGGGACTAATAGGATCCTTACTTTATCTGACTGCAAGTAAACCAGATATTATGTTCTCGATCGGTctatgtgcaagatttcaatctgATCCGAAACAATCTCACTTTATTGCTGCCAAAAGGATTCTAAAGTATCTAAAGGGAACTCAGAATGTTGGATTGTGGTATCCAAAGGACTCAAGTTTTAATCTGATTGGAtactcagatgcagattatgcaggttgcagAATCGATCGTAAAATCACAAGTGGGACTTGTCAATTTCTTGGAAACATGCTTATCTCTTGGTTCAGTAAGAAACAAACATCTATTGCTACATCTACAACTGAATCAGAATACTTAGCTGCAGGAAGTTGTTGTGCACAATTGATCTGGATTCAACATCAACTCAGAGATTATGGTGTTGATTCATCTGAATCACCAATTttctgtgacaatacaagtgctaTTGCTATCACATACAACCCTGTCCTACATTCTAGAACAAatcatattgacattcgtcaccATTTCATCTGAGATCATGTTCAAAAGAAAGATGTTCGTCTGGAACATATCTCAACTGATCTGCAAGTGGCTGATATTTTCACCAAGCCATTATccgacgctaagttttcttattttcgaaatgttcttggtttaattgatattgattAATTATGCACATGTCTAGGGGGAATATTTGCTTAATATATGCTTGTTATGCACACGAACAGATAAAAAGAATAAATTCATTGCAATTCACTCATTGATCTGCATTATAAGCTACACGAGCAAGTGCTATTCTACTATGCATTTCATGACTCCAATTGATCATCCACACACTTAGGGACCCCTGACCATTGCAGACGTCATATTCAAAGCATATATTCTGAATCTCATCTTGTTTTGTAAGAAGTATGAGGAACAGGACACCAGAAGTCTTCAACACATCTCGATTCCTATTTGTTCTCAGTTTCCTTTTACATTGTCGCATTCCTACTACAAAAAGGTGACACATCTCAGGAGAACATGGAGGCCTGTTGAATGACAGATGACTACGAAGAGCATCCAGGAAGTTCCACATTCTCATACCTCTTTCAATCACTCTTCTTCTATATTTCTTCTTTCGGATCTCGTACTGTTGTTCATCAGATGGAATTATTTCATTATCATTTATATTTGCCATAATACTTGCTTATTTTTTTGTACTAACTTCTTTCACTTAGCTGTGTTTTATAGGGATATATCAAGAAGATAAAAGGTCATGCGACACCTCAGCCTCACAACCGTCCAATCAATGTTTGCTTATTTAATGAGTCTAATTAAATTTGATCTGCATATCTCACATATGGATTGCATCAATCCTCCTTGAgattctcaaaatatatcagctttattttgactttaattATATTTCATGTTTTATGCAAGAAGTGAAACAGTCACGATACTATTTTACAGACAGCATGTCCAATCACCGCTATTTTTTTTCTACATATATGCAGTTATCTATCAAATCTAGTCTTGAACATATCAAATCTCATCATTATTATTTGACTatacaataaatttaaattattatctgTTCAAATTTCTAGGATAATCTTTCATCTGATTATTTGAAACTTTCATCCGCCTTAATCTTATCTGATTTATCTGACCGTATTTGATCTTAAAATTTTCTGATTATTCATGTCTTATCTGCATCAGAATTTTGTGCActcataaattattttcatctgcACAACACAATTTCATACATACACAGAAACAGAGGGTAAGGCAAAATACTTCATTTCATAAACTTGAAACAGGTACATGACTCATATTACACTTcgaatacataacttaatcactTTTATAAACTTCATCCTCATGTCTTCTCTCAAGAGCCAACATCCTCTTTCTCACACCCGCCTTAATATGCCACTTGATCAACCACTCTTGCAGCGGTGGATCGAAGCACTTGTCCTTGTACTCATCTGCAGTTATCATATGAGTGAGGACTCGCTCCTCCTTTCTGTACATCAGAAAGGACAAACCCTTGTCAGAGAGAATGTCCTCAACCTTCTCATACCCCAGCAACTCCAGATACTTGTCT
Coding sequences within:
- the LOC140872016 gene encoding secreted RxLR effector protein 161-like produces the protein MMQDKFEMSMMGELTFFLGLQVRQVDKGIFINQVKYTKELLKKFGMENCSAASTPMSASIKLDKDEAGPSVDQTLFRGLIGSLLYLTASKPDIMFSIGLCARFQSDPKQSHFIAAKRILKYLKGTQNVGLWYPKDSSFNLIGYSDADYAGCRIDRKITSGTCQFLGNMLISWFSKKQTSIATSTTESEYLAAGSCCAQLIWIQHQLRDYGVDSSESPIFCDNTSAIAITYNPVLHSRTNHIDIRHHFI